In the Piscinibacter sp. XHJ-5 genome, one interval contains:
- a CDS encoding pirin family protein: MTTTTLDLTPETVARPRAVERLVAGTPTSDGAGVKLTRVLTQTLQRRLDPYLMLDAFGTDRPEDYIGGFPDHPHRGFETITYMIAGRMRHRDSAGHEGLLQNGGVQWMTAGRGVIHSELPEQEEGRMEGFQLWLNLAAGDKMQAPWYRDIQATEIPQFVTPDGVTASVIAGASHGVAGAVQRATTQPLYLDLHFDAGSHFAQALPDLHNAFVYVYRGELRVGDTPVPAQRMAILRNEGDGLVLHADAPARALLIAGRPLNEPIVQYGPFVMNSKDEIFQAVQDFQAGRFAAT; this comes from the coding sequence ATGACCACCACCACTCTCGACCTGACCCCGGAAACGGTTGCCCGGCCGCGCGCGGTCGAGCGGCTGGTGGCCGGCACGCCCACCTCCGACGGCGCCGGCGTCAAGCTCACCCGCGTGCTGACGCAGACGCTGCAGCGCCGGCTGGATCCGTACCTGATGCTTGACGCCTTCGGCACCGACCGGCCGGAGGACTACATCGGTGGCTTTCCTGATCATCCGCACCGCGGCTTCGAGACGATCACCTACATGATTGCCGGCCGCATGCGTCACCGCGACAGCGCCGGTCATGAAGGGCTGCTGCAGAACGGGGGCGTGCAGTGGATGACCGCCGGCCGCGGCGTGATCCACTCCGAACTGCCCGAGCAGGAGGAAGGCCGGATGGAGGGCTTCCAGCTCTGGCTCAACCTCGCGGCGGGCGACAAGATGCAGGCGCCGTGGTATCGCGACATCCAGGCCACGGAGATCCCGCAGTTCGTCACGCCCGACGGCGTGACCGCGAGCGTCATTGCCGGCGCCAGCCATGGCGTGGCCGGCGCGGTTCAGCGCGCGACCACCCAGCCGCTGTACCTCGACCTGCATTTCGATGCCGGGTCGCACTTCGCCCAGGCGCTGCCGGACCTGCACAACGCTTTCGTCTACGTGTACCGCGGCGAGCTGCGCGTCGGGGACACGCCGGTGCCGGCGCAGCGCATGGCGATCCTGCGAAACGAGGGCGACGGCCTCGTGCTCCATGCGGATGCACCGGCGCGCGCCCTGCTGATCGCCGGTCGACCGCTCAACGAGCCGATCGTGCAGTACGGCCCGTTCGTGATGAACAGCAAGGACGAGATCTTCCAGGCGGTGCAGGACTTCCAGGCGGGACGTTTCGCCGCGACTTGA
- a CDS encoding DUF3717 domain-containing protein produces MAGIHITDIESAINWWRDRHPSPDGITACAEVRALAEVYALMVYYHESICDEESMPAKARDAWLAWYATTPDAPCIAICSTSQGDNVCKGCGRTFDEVQHWPVMTPAEKRATWRRITMEGTAWRFNRYAERAREATGVDHPPPESLEKHPAERTA; encoded by the coding sequence ATGGCCGGCATCCACATCACCGACATCGAGTCCGCCATCAACTGGTGGCGCGACCGGCATCCCTCGCCTGACGGCATCACGGCGTGCGCCGAGGTGCGCGCGCTTGCCGAGGTGTACGCGCTGATGGTGTATTACCACGAGAGCATCTGCGACGAGGAGTCCATGCCCGCCAAGGCGCGCGATGCGTGGCTCGCCTGGTACGCCACCACACCCGACGCGCCATGCATCGCGATCTGCTCCACCAGCCAGGGCGACAACGTTTGCAAGGGCTGCGGTCGCACCTTCGATGAAGTGCAGCATTGGCCCGTGATGACGCCGGCCGAGAAGCGCGCCACCTGGCGCCGCATCACGATGGAGGGCACCGCCTGGCGCTTCAACCGCTATGCCGAGCGGGCGCGCGAAGCCACCGGCGTCGACCACCCGCCCCCCGAAAGCCTGGAGAAACACCCGGCGGAGCGCACGGCTTGA
- a CDS encoding MATE family efflux transporter: protein MSAVVPLAARPGLLRDARRIAALAWPLFFGQLAVLAFSTVDTVMTARHSAVDLAALAVGGAVYISVFVGFMGVVLAVGPIAGQLFGAGKLIDAGRQLHQAMWLALGLSVLGCSLLLFPQPFLVLSHAEGQVADKVRDYLFALAFALPSALLFTAFRGFNTAVSRPKIVMALQFGALLLKVPLNALLVFGFEARAISIPAFGAAGCGIATAIVMGVQLVAAWTLLRRDPLYRRFGLHERHISPPDRASLAGLLRLGIPMGLSIGIEVTGFTFMAFFIARLGATPVAGHQIAVNIVSVLFMMPLALANATSTLVAQRLGAEDWRDARRIGWHGLQLAVAIAAAMGAAVYLTREGLMRAYTHDTVIIAAAMPLLAWVMLFHIADAAQTVASFTLRAYKIATVPVIIYASAIWGVGLGGGYLVAFDVAGLTPDWLLGAPGFWAASTAGLTVAAVALVGFLTWTLKALKHA, encoded by the coding sequence TTGAGCGCAGTCGTCCCCCTCGCGGCGCGGCCCGGTCTGCTGCGCGATGCCCGACGCATCGCCGCGCTCGCCTGGCCGCTGTTCTTCGGACAGCTCGCGGTATTGGCCTTCAGCACCGTCGACACCGTGATGACGGCGCGCCATTCCGCCGTCGACCTGGCGGCCCTGGCCGTCGGCGGCGCTGTCTACATCTCGGTGTTCGTCGGCTTCATGGGTGTGGTGCTGGCGGTCGGTCCGATCGCCGGGCAGCTGTTCGGCGCGGGCAAGCTGATCGACGCCGGCCGCCAGCTGCACCAGGCGATGTGGCTGGCGCTCGGCCTGTCGGTGCTGGGCTGTTCGCTGCTGCTGTTTCCGCAACCGTTCCTCGTGCTGTCGCATGCCGAAGGCCAGGTGGCCGACAAGGTGCGCGACTACCTCTTCGCGCTGGCCTTCGCGCTGCCGTCGGCTCTGCTGTTCACCGCCTTCCGGGGCTTCAACACTGCCGTCTCGCGGCCCAAGATCGTCATGGCGCTGCAGTTCGGCGCGCTGCTGCTGAAAGTGCCGCTGAACGCGCTGCTCGTCTTCGGCTTCGAGGCCCGTGCGATCAGCATCCCGGCCTTCGGCGCCGCCGGCTGCGGCATCGCCACCGCGATCGTCATGGGGGTGCAGTTGGTGGCCGCATGGACGCTGCTGCGCCGCGATCCGCTGTACCGGCGCTTCGGCCTGCACGAGCGGCACATCAGCCCGCCCGACCGCGCCAGCCTCGCCGGCCTGCTGCGGCTCGGCATCCCGATGGGTCTGTCGATCGGCATCGAGGTCACCGGCTTCACGTTCATGGCGTTCTTCATCGCACGCCTGGGCGCGACGCCGGTCGCCGGCCACCAGATCGCGGTCAACATCGTCTCGGTGCTGTTCATGATGCCGCTAGCACTGGCCAACGCGACGAGCACGCTGGTCGCGCAGCGCTTGGGCGCGGAGGACTGGCGCGACGCGCGACGCATCGGCTGGCACGGTTTGCAGCTGGCGGTCGCGATCGCCGCAGCGATGGGCGCAGCCGTGTACCTGACGCGCGAGGGCCTGATGCGCGCGTACACCCACGACACGGTGATCATCGCGGCCGCGATGCCGCTGCTCGCCTGGGTGATGCTCTTTCACATCGCCGATGCGGCGCAGACCGTCGCGTCGTTCACCCTGCGCGCCTACAAGATCGCCACCGTGCCGGTCATCATCTATGCCTCGGCCATCTGGGGCGTGGGGCTCGGCGGCGGCTACCTGGTCGCCTTCGACGTGGCCGGGCTCACGCCCGACTGGCTGCTCGGCGCGCCCGGCTTCTGGGCGGCGTCGACCGCGGGCCTGACGGTCGCAGCGGTGGCGCTGGTCGGTTTTCTGACCTGGACGCTGAAGGCGCTGAAGCACGCCTGA
- a CDS encoding saccharopine dehydrogenase NADP-binding domain-containing protein → MADKPFDVIVFGATGYTGRQAVQAMVHRAATQPLRWAVAGRHGDKLKSMVAEQVPAMSEQPGVVVADANNVESLHAMAAQATVVLNLAGPYALNGESVVQACIANNTHHLDLTGETFWVQQLIARHHRAAKAAQVKVIASCGYEAMPFDLGTAWIAQQVHERFGEPCREVKIIVSFTGKRITSIADAVSGGTVASLRSLLEYDTTDCVKNPACLLPADALTATETAQRNAYRFVPHYDDDVQAVTAPTIPAPFVNPPIVLRSQALMAGSGWFTGDFRYSEAMNMKSLVPSVSFLPDASTLPLQWAAAASLAAPLANLSAALAGPLKFERQPLRKLVDWIAPKSGQGPSDEALVNTGYAFDIFALSASGRKLRARMEAQGHPGYRSTPEMAVTAAVGLARGTLGHTSHYGIVTPASGLGLEAVGALREAGITFSLV, encoded by the coding sequence ATGGCCGACAAGCCCTTTGACGTGATCGTGTTCGGCGCCACCGGCTACACCGGACGCCAGGCGGTGCAGGCGATGGTGCACCGGGCGGCGACCCAGCCCCTGCGCTGGGCAGTGGCGGGACGTCACGGCGACAAGCTCAAGTCCATGGTCGCCGAGCAGGTGCCCGCGATGAGCGAGCAGCCGGGCGTGGTGGTCGCCGATGCCAACAATGTCGAGTCCCTGCACGCGATGGCGGCGCAGGCCACCGTGGTGCTCAACCTCGCCGGGCCGTATGCGCTGAACGGCGAGAGCGTGGTCCAGGCCTGCATCGCCAACAACACGCACCACCTCGATCTCACCGGCGAGACCTTCTGGGTGCAGCAGCTCATCGCGCGACATCACCGCGCGGCGAAGGCGGCGCAGGTGAAGGTCATCGCTTCGTGCGGCTACGAGGCCATGCCGTTCGACCTGGGCACCGCGTGGATCGCCCAGCAGGTGCACGAGCGCTTCGGCGAGCCCTGCCGCGAAGTGAAGATCATCGTCAGCTTCACCGGCAAGCGCATCACCAGCATCGCCGATGCCGTGAGTGGCGGCACGGTCGCGTCGCTGCGCAGCCTGCTCGAATACGACACCACCGACTGCGTGAAGAACCCCGCTTGCCTGCTGCCCGCCGATGCGCTCACCGCCACCGAGACGGCACAGCGCAACGCCTACCGCTTCGTCCCGCACTACGACGACGACGTGCAGGCCGTCACCGCACCGACCATTCCGGCGCCCTTCGTCAATCCGCCCATCGTGCTGCGCTCGCAGGCGCTGATGGCGGGGTCGGGCTGGTTCACCGGCGACTTCCGCTACAGCGAGGCGATGAACATGAAGAGCCTGGTGCCCAGCGTGTCCTTCCTGCCCGATGCATCGACCTTGCCGCTGCAGTGGGCTGCCGCTGCCTCGCTGGCTGCACCTCTGGCCAACCTGAGCGCAGCGCTGGCCGGACCGCTCAAGTTCGAGCGGCAGCCACTGCGAAAGCTGGTCGACTGGATCGCGCCGAAGTCCGGCCAGGGTCCGAGCGACGAGGCGCTGGTCAACACCGGCTATGCGTTCGACATCTTCGCGTTGTCGGCCAGCGGGCGGAAGCTGCGCGCGCGCATGGAGGCGCAAGGCCATCCGGGCTACCGCTCGACGCCCGAGATGGCGGTGACCGCGGCGGTCGGATTGGCCCGCGGCACACTGGGTCACACCTCGCACTACGGCATCGTCACGCCGGCCAGCGGATTGGGGCTGGAGGCCGTGGGCGCACTGCGCGAAGCGGGCATCACCTTCAGCCTGGTCTAG
- a CDS encoding zinc-dependent alcohol dehydrogenase — MKALCWHGKKDIRYDTVPDPKIEDPRDAVIRVTSCAICGSDLHLFDGAMPGMKSGDIVGHEFMGEVMEVGAGNKKLRVGDRVVVPFTICCGECEQCRRGNWSVCETTNRNKDLAQKAFGHTTAGLFGYTHLSGGYAGGQAEYVRVPFADVAPVKIPEELTDEQALFLGDIFPTGWQAVVQCDIQPTDTVAIWGAGPVGQFCVRSAVLLGAAQVIVIDNVPERLSMAKAGGATAINFDEESVLERLKQLTRGKGPEKCIDAVGMEAHATRSIDSAYDRAKQAVMLETDRPHVLREMIYACRPCGVLSVPGVYGGVVDKIPFGALMNKGLTVRTGQTHVNRWADDLLRRIIEGQIDPSFVVTHSVKLEQGPQMYKTFRDKEDGCVKVVMKP, encoded by the coding sequence ATGAAAGCCCTTTGCTGGCACGGCAAGAAAGACATTCGTTACGACACGGTGCCGGACCCGAAGATCGAGGACCCGCGTGATGCGGTGATCAGGGTGACCAGCTGCGCCATCTGCGGCTCCGACCTGCACCTCTTCGACGGCGCCATGCCCGGCATGAAGTCCGGCGACATCGTCGGCCACGAGTTCATGGGCGAGGTGATGGAAGTCGGCGCGGGCAACAAGAAGCTGCGCGTTGGTGACCGGGTCGTGGTGCCGTTCACCATCTGCTGCGGCGAGTGCGAGCAATGCCGGCGCGGCAACTGGTCGGTGTGCGAAACGACCAATCGCAACAAGGACCTCGCGCAGAAGGCCTTCGGGCACACGACCGCAGGCTTGTTCGGCTACACGCATCTGTCGGGCGGCTATGCCGGGGGGCAGGCCGAATACGTGCGAGTTCCCTTCGCTGACGTCGCCCCTGTCAAGATTCCTGAAGAGCTGACCGATGAGCAAGCGCTGTTCCTCGGTGACATCTTTCCGACCGGCTGGCAGGCGGTCGTGCAGTGCGACATCCAGCCCACCGATACCGTGGCGATATGGGGTGCCGGCCCGGTCGGCCAGTTCTGCGTGCGCAGCGCCGTGCTGCTCGGCGCCGCGCAGGTGATCGTCATCGACAACGTCCCGGAACGGCTTTCGATGGCCAAGGCCGGCGGGGCCACGGCCATCAACTTCGACGAGGAGAGCGTGCTCGAGCGCCTGAAGCAGCTCACGCGCGGCAAGGGTCCCGAAAAATGCATAGACGCCGTGGGCATGGAGGCGCATGCCACCCGCTCCATCGATTCGGCCTATGACCGCGCCAAGCAGGCGGTGATGCTCGAGACGGATCGGCCGCACGTGCTGCGCGAAATGATCTACGCCTGCCGTCCGTGCGGGGTGCTGTCGGTGCCTGGCGTGTACGGCGGCGTGGTCGACAAGATCCCGTTCGGGGCGCTGATGAACAAGGGCCTGACGGTGCGCACCGGCCAGACGCACGTCAACCGCTGGGCCGACGATCTCCTGCGGCGGATCATCGAAGGGCAGATCGACCCCTCGTTCGTCGTCACGCACAGCGTCAAGCTCGAGCAGGGGCCGCAGATGTACAAGACGTTTCGCGACAAGGAAGACGGCTGCGTCAAGGTCGTCATGAAGCCCTGA
- a CDS encoding HAMP domain-containing sensor histidine kinase encodes MKTLTLRIYLTVVAVLAFFAFASGWVFQRSIEQERTRAESVISDRMAAWGELIQRSLPGADAPVADQAAALREWSQRLRLPLALDSPSGERVAASDSFLRRQAEGVARGLPVRLEDGRTLWVMRPGMLRPPGGPRGDGAGPPGAPVLPFVPAGWQRGVGLAVALVVLFVAVAVGAWPVVRRLTRRLQALQKGMETFGAGQLSHRVEVNGRDEVAAVAGSFNQAAARIEALVRSHQSLLANASHELRSPLARMKMAVSLIEDAPPAQRERLKREIDTNIAELDALVEEVLLASRLDALRDLERPERVDVLGLAAEEAARVDAALEPTQDGMPIAVTGDERLLRRALRNLLENAKRYGGDEVTVDARRESGRVLLRVCDRGPGVPAGQRERIFEPFYRLPGHAEQAGGVGLGLSLVRQIAERHGGRVRCEPREGGGSCFVLALPAAS; translated from the coding sequence GTGAAGACCCTCACCCTGCGCATCTACCTGACCGTCGTCGCGGTCCTGGCCTTTTTCGCCTTCGCGTCCGGGTGGGTCTTCCAGCGCAGCATCGAGCAGGAGCGTACGCGTGCCGAGTCGGTCATCTCGGACCGCATGGCTGCGTGGGGCGAGCTGATCCAGCGTTCGCTGCCCGGTGCCGATGCGCCGGTCGCCGATCAGGCCGCAGCGCTGCGCGAGTGGTCGCAGCGCCTGCGGCTGCCGCTGGCGCTGGACAGCCCGTCGGGCGAGCGTGTCGCGGCGTCCGACTCCTTTTTGCGCCGCCAGGCCGAAGGCGTGGCGCGCGGTCTGCCGGTGCGCCTGGAAGATGGCCGCACGCTGTGGGTGATGCGCCCCGGCATGCTGCGTCCCCCGGGCGGTCCACGCGGCGATGGCGCGGGGCCGCCCGGTGCGCCGGTGCTGCCGTTCGTGCCGGCCGGCTGGCAGCGCGGTGTTGGCTTGGCCGTCGCTCTCGTCGTGCTCTTCGTTGCCGTCGCGGTGGGCGCCTGGCCGGTGGTGCGCCGTCTCACGCGGCGGCTCCAGGCGCTGCAAAAGGGCATGGAGACCTTCGGCGCGGGCCAGCTCAGCCATCGCGTGGAGGTCAACGGTCGCGACGAGGTCGCGGCGGTGGCGGGCAGCTTCAACCAGGCGGCCGCGCGCATCGAGGCGCTTGTGCGCTCGCACCAGTCGCTGCTGGCCAATGCCAGCCACGAGCTGCGCTCCCCGCTGGCTCGCATGAAGATGGCGGTGTCCCTGATCGAGGACGCACCGCCGGCGCAGCGGGAGCGGCTGAAGCGCGAGATCGACACCAACATTGCCGAGCTCGACGCGCTGGTCGAAGAGGTGCTGCTGGCCAGCCGGCTCGACGCGCTGCGCGACCTCGAGCGGCCCGAGCGGGTCGATGTGCTGGGCCTGGCCGCGGAGGAAGCGGCACGGGTCGATGCCGCGCTCGAGCCTACCCAGGACGGCATGCCGATCGCGGTCACCGGCGACGAAAGGCTGCTGCGGCGGGCCTTGCGCAACCTGCTCGAAAACGCCAAGCGCTATGGCGGCGACGAGGTCACGGTGGACGCGCGGCGCGAGTCCGGCCGGGTGCTGCTGCGGGTGTGCGACCGCGGTCCCGGGGTGCCGGCCGGGCAGCGCGAGCGCATCTTCGAGCCGTTCTACCGTCTGCCCGGCCATGCCGAGCAGGCGGGCGGAGTCGGCCTCGGGCTGAGCCTGGTCAGGCAGATCGCCGAGCGACACGGCGGGCGCGTGCGGTGCGAGCCACGCGAAGGCGGCGGCAGCTGCTTCGTGCTGGCGCTTCCCGCCGCATCCTGA
- a CDS encoding response regulator transcription factor: protein MSSSRVLLIDDDARLSAMVGDYLRSGGFEVDTAGTLAAGRERLAGGQYEALVLDLMLPDGDGLDLCRELRSQPRTRHLPLLMLTARGEPLDRIVGLELGADDYLPKPFEPRELLARVKALLRRASPTPNDDEVMRFGRLEIDLGERVARLDGKPCDLTSHQFDLLVVLAQSPGRVLSRDQIMDSLKGHPLEAFDRSIDVHISRIRAVIEDDPKMPRRVLTVRGAGYVFAKKQDADQE from the coding sequence ATGTCCTCTTCCCGCGTCCTGCTGATCGATGACGATGCCCGCCTTTCCGCGATGGTGGGCGACTACCTGCGCTCGGGAGGCTTCGAGGTTGACACCGCGGGCACGCTCGCGGCGGGCCGCGAACGACTGGCCGGCGGCCAGTACGAGGCGCTGGTGCTCGACCTGATGCTGCCCGACGGCGACGGTCTGGACCTGTGCCGGGAGCTGCGTTCCCAGCCACGCACCCGTCACCTGCCGCTGCTGATGCTCACCGCGCGCGGCGAGCCTCTGGACCGCATCGTCGGCCTGGAGCTCGGCGCCGACGACTACCTGCCCAAGCCGTTCGAACCACGCGAGCTGCTGGCGCGCGTGAAGGCCTTGCTGCGCCGCGCATCCCCGACGCCGAACGACGACGAGGTCATGCGCTTCGGTCGTCTGGAAATCGATCTGGGCGAGCGGGTCGCCCGCCTCGACGGCAAGCCCTGCGACCTGACCAGCCATCAGTTCGACCTGCTGGTGGTGCTGGCGCAGAGTCCCGGACGCGTGCTGTCGCGCGATCAGATCATGGACTCGCTGAAGGGCCATCCGCTGGAGGCCTTCGACCGCTCGATCGATGTGCACATCTCGCGCATCCGCGCGGTGATCGAGGACGATCCCAAGATGCCGCGCCGCGTGCTGACCGTGCGCGGCGCGGGCTACGTGTTCGCCAAGAAGCAGGACGCCGATCAGGAGTGA
- a CDS encoding sensor histidine kinase yields the protein MSGPRRRSMRRQLMLGILVPVVAIVSINTVSLYRQALRAADTAYDRTLLASAKSIGEQLEVSGAGDQAQLRAAVPYSALEAFEADNRSRIFYRVTGFAGEMVSGFADLPVWRGKVPAKGPYAALVDFYDDRYRDEPVRVAVLLQPVAGVAGQGIATIQVAETLELRRTLAQQILLATLWRQVALVIVIVIVVVWVVQRATQPVRRLSHQLGTRRESDLAAIAAPDAPRELLPLVDATNQVMARLSRLLEHQKRFVRDASHQLRTPLAVLKTQVQSALRGDVPSQQALQEISITVERATQLANQMLALAKVEQVQAQGPLAPVALADAVSQVALDLSPLIAAKGLDFELQAAPLDVLAHDWMLRELTRNLMANAVRETPAGGWLLVFVGIDNGAPVLRVSDSGPGIAPEQAEQLFEPFHTGHPTEGSGLGLAICRSICDALGARLTLRARDPNGLDAQVVFPRRG from the coding sequence ATGAGCGGTCCGCGCCGACGGTCGATGCGCCGCCAGCTCATGCTGGGCATCCTGGTGCCGGTGGTTGCCATCGTCTCGATCAACACCGTCAGCCTCTACCGGCAGGCACTGCGCGCTGCCGACACCGCCTACGACCGCACCTTGCTGGCTTCGGCCAAGTCGATCGGCGAGCAGCTCGAGGTCTCCGGCGCCGGCGACCAGGCTCAGCTGCGGGCCGCGGTGCCGTATTCGGCGCTCGAGGCCTTCGAGGCCGACAACCGCAGCCGCATCTTCTACCGCGTGACCGGATTCGCCGGCGAGATGGTTTCCGGTTTCGCCGACCTGCCGGTGTGGCGCGGCAAGGTGCCGGCCAAGGGGCCTTATGCCGCGCTGGTCGACTTCTACGACGACCGCTACCGCGACGAGCCGGTGCGCGTGGCAGTGCTGTTGCAGCCGGTGGCCGGCGTCGCGGGGCAGGGCATTGCCACGATCCAGGTGGCCGAGACGCTCGAGCTGCGCCGCACGCTGGCCCAGCAGATCCTGCTGGCCACGCTGTGGCGGCAGGTCGCGCTGGTGATCGTGATCGTGATCGTCGTCGTGTGGGTGGTGCAGCGCGCCACGCAGCCGGTACGCCGGCTCAGCCATCAGCTCGGCACGCGCCGCGAGAGCGATCTCGCAGCCATCGCTGCGCCCGATGCGCCGCGCGAGCTGCTGCCGCTGGTCGATGCGACCAATCAGGTCATGGCGCGGCTGTCGCGCCTGCTGGAGCACCAGAAGCGCTTCGTGCGTGACGCCTCGCATCAGCTGCGCACGCCGCTCGCCGTGCTGAAGACGCAGGTGCAGTCGGCGCTGCGCGGCGACGTGCCCTCGCAGCAGGCGCTGCAGGAGATCAGCATCACGGTCGAACGCGCCACCCAGCTGGCCAACCAGATGCTCGCCCTGGCCAAGGTGGAGCAGGTGCAGGCGCAAGGGCCGCTGGCGCCGGTCGCGCTGGCCGACGCGGTGAGCCAGGTCGCCCTGGATCTGTCGCCGCTCATCGCCGCCAAAGGGCTCGACTTCGAGCTGCAGGCGGCGCCCCTGGACGTGCTGGCACACGACTGGATGCTGCGTGAGCTCACGCGCAACCTGATGGCCAACGCCGTGCGCGAGACGCCCGCGGGCGGATGGCTGCTGGTGTTCGTCGGCATCGACAACGGCGCGCCGGTGCTGCGTGTTTCAGACAGTGGTCCCGGCATCGCGCCGGAGCAGGCAGAGCAGCTGTTCGAGCCGTTTCACACGGGCCATCCGACCGAAGGCAGCGGGCTGGGCCTGGCGATCTGCCGCAGCATCTGCGATGCGCTCGGCGCGCGCCTGACGCTGCGGGCACGGGATCCGAACGGGCTCGATGCGCAGGTCGTCTTCCCTCGGCGGGGATGA
- a CDS encoding response regulator transcription factor translates to MKLLLVEDDPAMQTTLQRTLTRRGMQVVACADGARALDRWRATVPDVVVLDLSLPGLDGLQVLEQARAEQLHAPVLILTARGAVGDRILGLNTGADDYLAKPFDLDELEARIRALARRGAPNEMPGETAIFCGMRCDHDSGAVYFNGQPMELAPREGALLRALLAKPGHAVAKERLFELVFPGESDVQYEAIEVVVYRLRKKLADTGAQLVTLRGLGYLLKAQAA, encoded by the coding sequence ATGAAACTGTTGCTGGTCGAGGACGATCCCGCGATGCAGACGACGTTGCAGCGTACGCTGACCCGCCGCGGCATGCAGGTCGTGGCCTGCGCAGACGGTGCCCGGGCGCTGGACCGCTGGCGCGCCACGGTCCCCGACGTGGTCGTGCTCGACCTCAGCCTGCCGGGCCTCGACGGCCTGCAGGTGCTGGAGCAGGCGCGGGCCGAGCAGCTGCACGCGCCGGTTCTCATCCTCACCGCGCGCGGCGCGGTGGGCGACCGCATCCTCGGGCTGAACACCGGGGCTGACGATTACCTGGCCAAGCCGTTCGACCTGGATGAGCTCGAAGCACGCATCCGCGCTCTCGCGCGCCGCGGGGCGCCGAACGAGATGCCCGGCGAAACGGCCATCTTTTGCGGCATGCGTTGCGACCATGACAGCGGCGCGGTCTATTTCAACGGGCAGCCGATGGAGCTGGCGCCCCGCGAGGGTGCGTTGCTGCGCGCGCTGCTCGCCAAACCGGGCCACGCCGTCGCCAAGGAGCGCCTCTTCGAGCTCGTCTTTCCCGGCGAATCGGATGTTCAGTACGAAGCGATCGAAGTCGTGGTGTACCGCCTGCGCAAGAAGCTCGCCGACACGGGTGCGCAGCTCGTCACCCTGCGCGGACTCGGCTACCTGCTGAAGGCGCAGGCTGCATGA
- a CDS encoding tripartite tricarboxylate transporter substrate-binding protein, which produces MRRDTFLKSLAALAAAGALPLDVLAAANIKMMIPANPGGGWDTTGRALGKALQESGAASSVTFDNKGGAAGAIGLAQFVNASKGDPNAMMVMGAVMLGGIITGKPPVTLSQATPLARLTSEYNVFVLPATSPLKTMKDVVEQMKKDPGSVKWGGGSRGATEHIAAAMIAREVGVDPAKINYVPFRGGGEATAAILGGNVTVGGSGYSEFAQYIESGKMRPIAVTSATRLKGIDVPTLKEQGINVEIGNWRGVYGAPGITPDQRKALTDMVLKALKTKSWAEAMEKNAWTPAVMAGKEFEEFVDREFASLRATMVKAGMV; this is translated from the coding sequence ATGCGTCGCGACACGTTCCTGAAGTCCCTCGCCGCTCTCGCCGCCGCGGGAGCCCTGCCGCTCGATGTACTCGCTGCGGCCAACATCAAGATGATGATCCCCGCCAACCCCGGCGGAGGCTGGGACACCACCGGCCGCGCCCTCGGCAAGGCGCTGCAGGAGTCCGGGGCCGCTTCGTCGGTCACCTTCGACAACAAGGGCGGCGCCGCCGGCGCCATCGGCCTCGCGCAGTTCGTCAACGCCAGCAAGGGCGATCCCAACGCAATGATGGTGATGGGCGCGGTGATGCTGGGCGGCATCATCACCGGCAAGCCGCCGGTCACGCTGTCACAGGCAACGCCGCTCGCACGCCTGACCAGTGAGTACAACGTCTTCGTGCTGCCGGCCACCTCGCCGCTGAAGACGATGAAGGACGTGGTCGAGCAGATGAAGAAGGATCCCGGCAGCGTGAAGTGGGGCGGCGGCTCGCGCGGCGCCACCGAGCACATCGCCGCGGCCATGATCGCGCGTGAAGTCGGCGTTGACCCCGCCAAGATCAACTACGTGCCGTTCCGCGGAGGCGGCGAAGCCACCGCAGCCATCCTGGGCGGCAACGTGACCGTCGGCGGAAGCGGCTACAGCGAGTTCGCGCAGTACATCGAGAGCGGAAAGATGAGGCCGATCGCCGTCACGTCGGCCACGCGCCTCAAGGGCATCGACGTGCCAACGCTCAAGGAGCAGGGCATCAATGTCGAGATCGGCAACTGGCGGGGCGTGTACGGCGCCCCCGGCATCACGCCCGACCAGCGCAAGGCGCTGACCGACATGGTGCTGAAGGCGCTGAAGACCAAGTCGTGGGCCGAGGCGATGGAGAAGAACGCCTGGACGCCGGCGGTGATGGCAGGCAAGGAATTCGAGGAGTTCGTGGACCGCGAATTCGCCAGCCTGCGCGCCACCATGGTCAAGGCCGGGATGGTCTGA